One candidate division KSB1 bacterium genomic window, GCCATATTTATTGTTCCTATGGACGTGAGACTAGCAAGATACGAAAATTTTCATCGAGGGACACGTAGGTTAATTCGATTCAAACACTTTTTAGCGCTCTACGGGGTCGGAATATATTTTTGGATTGACTACCTATGGGGAATATTGCTTGATTATCTAAAATACACAGATGAAAAATTCGATAATTGGCTAATTAGACTTATTTTCGAAAGGCCTCCAAAGGTTTATCCGATTGTGTACGCACTTGACCTGTTATCTATGGCAGTTTTCATTGCATATATGTCCTATGTAATTTATTGGATTTATACGGACACATATATCAAATTGGCAAAAGGTGAAGAAGTGCGCCCATTCAAGCACCAAATGTTCGTGGCAATAGGGCTGAACGGCTTAGTTTATTTGGCACTTAGGATACCTACAGATGCATATCGAATATATGGCTAACAAGCAACTCCTGCTGACTCCGGCGCTGTCGCGCCTCCGCAGCAGAGTTGGGCGTTAGGTTACAAAAAAGGAGAAAACGTAATGGCATTAATAAATTGTCCCGAATGCAATAACCAAGTATCCAACACTGCTGCAACATGCCCTCACTGTGGTGCACCTGTTGCGGAGGCGGCAGGAAGTAAAGCTGCTGGAGCACCGCTTACAACCGTTCAGGAAACGAGCAAGCGATTAAAAGTCCATATCATTATTGCTTCAATTTTATTTTGGGTCGGCGTTATCTGGTTGTTTGTCGGCATCAATGCCGCGAAACAAGGCGGTGAACAATCCGCTATACCAAGTATATTATTATTTGTTGGACTGGTTTGGTATGTGGTTACTAGGTTTAGAATATGGTGGCATCACAAGTAACCTAACAAGGCAAATTAACGCGGACCGCAAAAACCGCTACGCGTTTTTTGCGACCGGTTATTTGCGGCGTTAGTCTCTAAATAACTTGGTGTCGTATGAAAAAAGCTTTTCTCGAAACAAACGCAATATGTCGCTTTTACGATGCAAACATTAGTGGAATCGAAGTGCGCGCTATTCTTGAGAGCTATGGTTACCAGCCTGTAATTGGATTGCACGTTATTTATGAGTTGTCTCGAACTTTTTTGTCAGGAAATAGTGACGAAAAAGCGAAGATTATGTTCGGAATATTAAAAGATGTTAATCCAATAATATCTGAAACTCCTGCAGCCTTAATTATGGCGGAATGTAACAATTATTTTTCCAATTTTAAATTTAATAGTTTTTTGTATGGTGCACGGGAAGCCGAGACTCGTGCAGAGATATTAAAGCTTTCTGAAGGTGATTTTGATGAAAATGCTAGACGTTTTGTTATTTCAAGAGATATAAGTTTTAAAGTTGATAATGCAGAAATTGGAAAACGAAATGTAGAGATATTTTTAACCGATCCACCACAAAAAAGATTACGTTCTTTCGATGATACTTTAGATTTCTATACTCCTATGATACCGGTATTAATTGAACATTTACTACCAATTAATAATAGCGAAGCATCTGAATTGGCAGTCCGGATTGATAAATATCCAATGCTTAAATCGATAGTAATGGCAAATATTTATATGATTTTTATAGCAATTGCACACAAAGTAACTCCTGCGCCTGATAAGACAGATGATCACCGTCATGTAATCGAGGCATCTTATTGTGATGCGTTTATTACCGAAGAAAATCAATTGCTGTCAAACATTAATTATATAAATTCAAACCTAAATCCCATAAAGTGGTCAGAAATTGGTGATGTTTCTGGATTGGAAAATGTTGGTATTTAATGACAAAAAAGCCTAACAAAAAAATTAACATGGACAGTCAAAAGAGTCGATATTTTTGCAAAACCCGCAAAAATTCCGCCACTTTCGCCCGCCAGTTATTTAGGCGTTAGGCTCACAAACATCAGCTATTATCAGTAGCTGCAACTTCCCAAGGAGGTCAAATGTCTAGACAAATCGTGTTCACTTCAAAGGCGGCTAAACCACCAGCGGTATTAAGCCAGGCAGTCAAGGCTGCTGGGTTGGTGTTCGTATCAGGTACTGGGCCGCATGATCCTGCGACCGGTATAATCAAAGGCACTACGATTCAAGAGCAAACTCGACAATGCCTTGAAAATATAGTCGCTATTCTTGAAGAAGCTAGTAGCTCACTT contains:
- a CDS encoding RidA family protein gives rise to the protein MSRQIVFTSKAAKPPAVLSQAVKAAGLVFVSGTGPHDPATGIIKGTTIQEQTRQCLENIVAILEEASSSLDKIVSATFVLADEDDFAGMNEEWLKWFPDNPPARQGAKFPVKIPGHKVSIAVIAEV
- a CDS encoding zinc ribbon domain-containing protein is translated as MALINCPECNNQVSNTAATCPHCGAPVAEAAGSKAAGAPLTTVQETSKRLKVHIIIASILFWVGVIWLFVGINAAKQGGEQSAIPSILLFVGLVWYVVTRFRIWWHHK